Proteins encoded within one genomic window of Brassica rapa cultivar Chiifu-401-42 chromosome A09, CAAS_Brap_v3.01, whole genome shotgun sequence:
- the LOC103842838 gene encoding cold-responsive protein kinase 1: MGCFWFSRHKSGGKPSEVDGELSVSDKVKIYKYKEIRQATDDFNPINKIGEGGFGSVYKGCLRDGKVAAIKVLSAESRQGVREFLTEINVISEIQHENLVKLYGCCVEGNHRILVYNYLENNSLDKTLLVGGYTQSGIKFDWSTRANICIGVAKGLSFLHEEVTPHIVHRDIKASNILLDRDLSPKISDFGLARLMPPNMTHVSTRVAGTLGYLAPEYAVRGQLTRKADIYSFGVLLMEIVSGRSNKNTRLPTEYEYLLERAWKLYERNELVDLVDTGLDGLFDVEEACRYLKVGLLCTQDSPKLRPKMSTVVKLLTGTKNIDNKKITRPGLISDFMDLKVREPVETKAEQVNRHNCTNPSSYNVSSSSGTGENSNACSSGGSSVPFRKE, translated from the exons ATGGGTTGCTTCTGGTTCTCACGCCACAAGAGTGGAGGAAAGCCTTCAGAAGTTGATGGAG AACTTTCAGTGTCAGACAAGGTAAAGATTTACAAATACAAAGAGATTCGTCAGGCTACAGATGATTTCAATCCCATCAATAAAATCGGAGAAGGAGGTTTTGGTTCTGTGTACAag GGTTGTCTTAGAGACGGAAAGGTGGCAGCTATCAAAGTCCTGTCGGCTGAATCAAGACAAGGCGTTAGAGAGTTCTTGACTGAGATAAATGTGATATCAGAGATACAGCATGAGAATCTGGTCAAGTTATATGGATGCTGCGTGGAGGGGAATCACAGGATCCTTGTTTATAATTATCTAGAGAACAATAGCCTTGACAAGACGCTTCTAG ttgggGGCTACACTCAGAGTGGAATAAAGTTTGATTGGAGTACACGGGCCAATATTTGCATTGGTGTTGCTAAAGGTCTTTCCTTTCTTCATGAAGAAGTAACACCACACATAGTTCATAGAGATATCAAGGCGAGCAACATTTTACTTGACAGAGACTTGTCCCCCAAGATATCTGATTTTGGACTTGCTAGGCTTATGCCACCGAACATGACTCATGTCAGCACTCGTGTCGCCGGTACACT TGGTTACTTAGCGCCAGAGTATGCGGTTAGGGGACAGTTGACACGTAAAGCCGATATATACAGCTTTGGTGTCCTTCTTATGGAGATAGTCAGTGGAAGAAGTAACAAAAACACACGGTTACCCACAGAATATGAATATCTTCTAGAAAGA GCTTGGAAACTTTATGAGCGGAATGAGCTAGTGGATCTTGTTGATACAGGGTTAGACGGACTCTTTGACGTAGAGGAAGCTTGCCGGTACCTAAAAGTAGGTCTTTTGTGCACGCAAGACAGTCCTAAGCTAAGGCCAAAGATGTCCACAGTGGTGAAGTTGTTAACGGGGACGAAGAATATAGACAACAAGAAAATAACAAGGCCGGGTTTGATATCTGATTTTATGGACTTGAAAGTGAGAGAACCGGTCGAGACAAAGGCAGAGCAAGTGAACAGACACAACTGCACAAACCCTTCTTCTTATAATGTCTCGTCTAGCTCCGGGACTGGAGAGAACTCAAATGCTTGCTCATCAGGGGGTTCATCAGTACCGTTTAGAAAAGaataa
- the LOC103842840 gene encoding cold-responsive protein kinase 1-like isoform X2, with translation MGCFWFSRHKSGVEPSEADGELSVTEKVKIYKYKEIRQATDDFNVLNKIGEGGFGSVYKGHLKDGKVAAIKVLSAESRQGVKEFLTEINVISEIQHENLVKLYGCCVEGNHRIIVYNYLENNSLDKTLLAGGYTRSGLQFDWSTRANICVGVAKGLAFLHEEVQPHIIHRDIKASNIILDRGLSPKISDFGLARLMPPNMTHVSTCVAGTIGYLAPEYAARGQLTRKADVYSFGVLLMEIVSGRSNKNTRSPTEYQYLLERAWELYERNELVDLVDIALGGVFDAEEACRYLRIGLLCTQDSPQLRPTMSIVVKLLTEEKDIDTKKITKPGLISDFMDMKVREPVETKTEEVNRCNYTNPSSYNASPSSRTSDNSNGYSSGASSTNAVYSLSITN, from the exons ATGGGTTGCTTTTGGTTCTCACGCCACAAGAGTGGAGTAGAGCCTTCAGAAGCTGATGGAG AACTTTCAGTGACAGAAAAGGTAAAGATTTACAAATACAAAGAGATTCGTCAAGCTACAGATGATTTCAATGTCCTAAATAAAATTGGAGAAGGAGGGTTTGGTTCTGTGTACAAG GGTCATCTTAAAGATGGAAAGGTGGCAGCTATCAAAGTTCTATCAGCTGAATCAAGACAAGGTGTAAAAGAGTTCTTGACTGAGATCAATGTGATCTCAGAGATACAGCATGAGAATTTAGTTAAGTTATATGGATGCTGCGTGGAGGGGAATCACAGGATCATTGTTTACAACTATCTCGAGAACAATAGCCTTGACAAGACCCTTCTAG ctgGGGGATACACTAGGAGTGGGTTACAGTTTGATTGGAGCACTCGTGCCAATATTTGCGTTGGGGTTGCTAAAGGTCTTGCCTTTCTTCATGAAGAAGTACAGCCACACATAATTCATAGAGATATCAAGGCAAGCAACATTATACTTGACAGAGGCTTGTCCCCCAAGATATCTGATTTTGGACTCGCTAGGCTTATGCCACCGAACATGACACATGTCAGCACTTGTGTGGCGGGTACAAT TGGTTATTTAGCGCCAGAGTATGCGGCTAGGGGACAGTTAACACGTAAAGCCGATGTATACAGCTTTGGTGTCCTTCTGATGGAGATAGTCAGTGGAAGAAGTAACAAAAACACACGGTCACCCACTGAATATCAGTATCTTCTAGAAAGA GCTTGGGAGCTTTATGAGCGGAATGAGCTCGTTGATCTTGTTGATATAGCGTTAGGCGGAGTCTTTGACGCAGAGGAGGCTTGCCGGTACCTTAGAATAGGTCTTTTGTGCACGCAAGACAGTCCTCAGCTAAGGCCAACAATGTCCATAGTGGTGAAGTTGTTAACGGAGGAGAAGGATATAGACACCAAGAAAATAACCAAACCGGGTTTGATTTCTGATTTTATGGACATGAAAGTGAGAGAACCGGTGGAAACAAAGACTGAGGAAGTGAACAGATGCAACTACACAAACCCTTCTTCTTATAATGCCTCGCCTAGCTCCAGGACTAGTGACAACTCAAATGGTTACTCATCAGGGGCTTCATCAACTAATGCAGTTTATTCGTTAAGCATTACCAATtag
- the LOC103842840 gene encoding cold-responsive protein kinase 1-like isoform X1 yields MDYYLFGSLPLLLDSSNFVYIYVCMKTELSVTEKVKIYKYKEIRQATDDFNVLNKIGEGGFGSVYKGHLKDGKVAAIKVLSAESRQGVKEFLTEINVISEIQHENLVKLYGCCVEGNHRIIVYNYLENNSLDKTLLAGGYTRSGLQFDWSTRANICVGVAKGLAFLHEEVQPHIIHRDIKASNIILDRGLSPKISDFGLARLMPPNMTHVSTCVAGTIGYLAPEYAARGQLTRKADVYSFGVLLMEIVSGRSNKNTRSPTEYQYLLERAWELYERNELVDLVDIALGGVFDAEEACRYLRIGLLCTQDSPQLRPTMSIVVKLLTEEKDIDTKKITKPGLISDFMDMKVREPVETKTEEVNRCNYTNPSSYNASPSSRTSDNSNGYSSGASSTNAVYSLSITN; encoded by the exons ATGGATTACTATCTATTTGGTTCATTACCTCTGTTGCTGGATTCCTCTaactttgtttatatatatgtatgtatgaaAACAGAACTTTCAGTGACAGAAAAGGTAAAGATTTACAAATACAAAGAGATTCGTCAAGCTACAGATGATTTCAATGTCCTAAATAAAATTGGAGAAGGAGGGTTTGGTTCTGTGTACAAG GGTCATCTTAAAGATGGAAAGGTGGCAGCTATCAAAGTTCTATCAGCTGAATCAAGACAAGGTGTAAAAGAGTTCTTGACTGAGATCAATGTGATCTCAGAGATACAGCATGAGAATTTAGTTAAGTTATATGGATGCTGCGTGGAGGGGAATCACAGGATCATTGTTTACAACTATCTCGAGAACAATAGCCTTGACAAGACCCTTCTAG ctgGGGGATACACTAGGAGTGGGTTACAGTTTGATTGGAGCACTCGTGCCAATATTTGCGTTGGGGTTGCTAAAGGTCTTGCCTTTCTTCATGAAGAAGTACAGCCACACATAATTCATAGAGATATCAAGGCAAGCAACATTATACTTGACAGAGGCTTGTCCCCCAAGATATCTGATTTTGGACTCGCTAGGCTTATGCCACCGAACATGACACATGTCAGCACTTGTGTGGCGGGTACAAT TGGTTATTTAGCGCCAGAGTATGCGGCTAGGGGACAGTTAACACGTAAAGCCGATGTATACAGCTTTGGTGTCCTTCTGATGGAGATAGTCAGTGGAAGAAGTAACAAAAACACACGGTCACCCACTGAATATCAGTATCTTCTAGAAAGA GCTTGGGAGCTTTATGAGCGGAATGAGCTCGTTGATCTTGTTGATATAGCGTTAGGCGGAGTCTTTGACGCAGAGGAGGCTTGCCGGTACCTTAGAATAGGTCTTTTGTGCACGCAAGACAGTCCTCAGCTAAGGCCAACAATGTCCATAGTGGTGAAGTTGTTAACGGAGGAGAAGGATATAGACACCAAGAAAATAACCAAACCGGGTTTGATTTCTGATTTTATGGACATGAAAGTGAGAGAACCGGTGGAAACAAAGACTGAGGAAGTGAACAGATGCAACTACACAAACCCTTCTTCTTATAATGCCTCGCCTAGCTCCAGGACTAGTGACAACTCAAATGGTTACTCATCAGGGGCTTCATCAACTAATGCAGTTTATTCGTTAAGCATTACCAATtag
- the LOC103842841 gene encoding serine/arginine-rich splicing factor SR45, with protein sequence MAKPSRGRRSPSASGSSSRSSSRSRSRSGSSRSRSLSSSSHSRSVSSGSRSPPRRGKSSAGAARRGRSPPPPKGASSPSKKATTPIQESLVLHVDCLSRNVNEGHLKEIFGNFGEVVHVELAMDRAVNLPKGYAYVEFKARSDAEKAQLSMDGGQIDGNFVKAKFTLPPRQKVPLPPPPKPVSSAPKAEAPKSDNASAYIEKDGPKRPRETSPLRKTSLSPRRRSPPPRRGASPRRLPVSSPRRRPSSPIRRRGDTPPRRRAGSPFRGRSPSSPPPRRQRSPPRGSPRRIRGSPVRRRSPPPLRRRSPPRRLRSPLRRSPIRRRSRSPIRRPVRSRSRSISPRRGRGPAGRRGRSSSYSSSPSPRRVPRKISRSRSPRKISRSRSPKRPLRGKRSSSNSSSSSSPPPRKT encoded by the exons ATGGCGAAACCAAGCCGTGGCCGTCGTTCTCCATCCGCCTCCGGATCCTCATCTCGTTCCAGCTCCAGATCTCGTTCCCGCTCCGGTTCGAGTCGGTCCAGGTCTCTTTCTTCCTCGTCTCATTCCCGTAGCGTCAGCTCAGGGAGCCGCAGCCCTCCTCGTCGCGGCAAAAG TTCTGCTGGGGCTGCTAGGCGAGGTcgctctcctcctcctccaaaaGGAGCCTCTTCACCCTCTAA GAAAGCTACTACGCCTATTCAGGAATCACTTGTTCTCCATGTTGATTGTCTTAGCAGGAATGTGAACGAAGGTCATCTGAAAGAGATATTTG GAAACTTTGGTGAAGTTGTGCATGTAGAACTTGCGATGGATCGAGCT GTTAATCTTCCAAAAGGATATGCTTATGTTGAGTTCAAAGCAAGATCTGATGCTGAGAAAGCTCAGCTGTCTATGGATGGT GGCCAAATTGATGGAAATTTTGTTAAAGCAAAGTTCACTCTACCACCGCGTCAGAAAGTTCCTCTACCTCCACCTCCTAAACCTGTTTCTAGTGCACCAAAAGCAGAGGCTCCAAAATCTGATAATGCCAGTGCTTACATTGAGAAAGATGGGCCCAAGCGTCCAAGAGAGA CTTCTCCGCTACGGAAAACATCACTTTCTCCAAGAAGGCGATCACCACCGCCTAGAAGAGGCGCATCACCTAGGAGATTGCCTGTTTCTTCTCCTCGCCGTAGACCTAGCTCACCTATCCGCCGTCGCGGTGATACGCCACCTAGACGCAGGGCAGGATCGCCATTTAGAGGCCGTTCTCCATCTTCTCCCCCTCCAAGACGACAAAGATCTCCTCCAAG GGGCTCCCCTAGAAGAATCCGTGGCAGTCCTGTTCGAAGACGGTCTCCTCCTCCTCTAAGGCGGAG GTCACCTCCAAGAAGGCTACGCAGTCCCCTCAGAAGATCTCCTATCCGCAGACGTAGCCGATCCCCAATTCGTAGACCTGTTCGCTCTCGTTCAAGGTCCATCTCACCCCGCAG GGGAAGAGGTCCAGCTGGGAGACGTGGGAGGTCATCTTCTTACTCTAGTTCGCCTAGTCCCAGAAGG GTTCCTAGGAAGATCTCAAGGAGCCGCAGTCCTAGGAAGATTTCGAGGAGCCGCAGTCCGAAGAG GCCACTGAGAGGAAAAAGAAGCAGCAGTAACAGCAGCAGTAGCAGCTCACCGCCTCCTCGCAAAACATAA
- the LOC103842842 gene encoding DNA polymerase zeta processivity subunit, translating into MNMKDNDSQTGEVDRTLVEFLEVAITMIVFLKGFYPSAAFERRRYMNVVVQRARHPELRDYIHSAASGLLPFIQKGLVERVAVIFFSNDNVPVERFIFKLTINLSSAASVEENQLEFALRSFLVKLSVANPLVKPLPPNCRWEVTAYLRSLPDVGSSKEGELWIPTDTKQWMKPPVITPVKSLNSEPLCLQLYLEHPSLSETQPCQAL; encoded by the exons ATGAACATGAAGGATAATGATAGTCAGACAG GAGAAGTTGATCGTACTCTGGTGGAGTTTTTGGAAGTAGCCATCACAATGATTGTTTTCCTCAAAGGCTTTTACCCATCTG CGGCGTTTGAAAGGAGGAGATATATGAATGTGGTGGTGCAAAGGGCAAGGCATCCTGAGCTACGCGACTATATTCACTCTGCTGCTTCTGGTTTACTTCCTTTTATTCAAAAG GGTCTTGTTGAAAGAGTAGCGGTCATCTTTTTCAGTAATGATAATGTTCCTGTGGAGAGGTTCATCTTCAAGCTTACCATTAACCTGTCTTCCGCTGCTTCAGTAGAGGAGAATCAACTGGAATTTGCGCTTAGGTCCTTCTTAGTCAAGCTTTCCGTCGCAAACCCCCTTGTCAAGCCTCTTCCTCCCA ATTGTAGATGGGAGGTAACGGCTTATCTAAGGTCACTTCCTGACGTGGGTTCAAGCAAAGAAGGTGAGCTATGGATTCCAACAGATACAAAGCAGTGGATGAAACCGCCAGTTATTACGCCCGTCAAGTCCCTGAACAGCGAACCACTCTGCTTGCAACTTTACTTGGAACACCCTAGTTTGTCTGAAACACAACCTTGTCAAGCCCTGTGA
- the LOC103842844 gene encoding UDP-glycosyltransferase TURAN isoform X1: MFISVSQSQVARLAVDGGLAVNLNSSSFRLTTHATNTESLSPPPCRKSFCPEHRRRNLGDTEREEDTMRGKRGRACVVVLGDLGRSPRMQYHALSLARQASFQVDIVAYGGSIPHEAVLKHPSIHIHTMAQPRFIQLLPKMLYPVTLLLKAFIQFTMLFWFLFVKVPAPDLFLVQNPPSVPTLVAVKWASSWRRAAFVVDWHNFGYTLLALSLGRNNVFVSLYRWIEKYYGKMATGSLCVTKAMQHELEQNWEVRAKVLYDQPPEFFRPALLEERHELFCRVKKDLCHPSGVYDFISRELENQVLDETLFTTKTNADILLKQNRPALVVSSTSWTPDENFGILLDAAVMYDRRVAARSKGSDTAEISEEQDLYPNLLFIITGKGPEKEMYEEKIKRLNLKHVAFRTMWLAAEDYPLLLGSADLGVCLHTSSSGLDLPMKVVDMFGCGLPVCSVSYSCIQELVKDGQNGLLFSSSSELADQLLVLFKGFPGNCDALMSLKAGAMETGSSGRWATEWEDCAKPLITQVVSQNED, encoded by the exons ATGTTCATCAGCGTCTCACAATCGCAAGTTGCTCGATTAGCCGTCGACGGGGGGCTCGCCGTGAACCTGAACTCCTCCTCGTTTCGTTTAACAACTCACGCGACAAACAC tgaatctctctctcctccACCTTGTCGGAAAAGTTTTTGCCCGGAGCACCGTAGACGGAATCTGGGAGACACCGAAAG AGAAGAGGATACGATGAGGGGGAAGAGAGGAAGAGCTTGTGTAGTGGTACTTGGAGATCTTGGTCGAAGTCCTCGTATGCAGTATCACGCTCTTTCTCTTGCTCGTCAG GCGTCGTTTCAAGTGGACATTGTTGCATACGGAg GTTCTATACCACATGAAGCTGTTTTAAAGCATCCATCAATCCACATTCATACCATG GCACAGCCTCGGTTCATTCAGCTCTTGCCGAAGATGCTTTACCCTGTAACGCTCTTGCTCAAGGCATTTATCCAGTTTACAATGCTTTTCTGGTTTCTTTTCGTTAAAGTACCAGCACCTGACCTTTTCTTGGTTCAG AATCCTCCGTCAGTTCCAACACTCGTCGCTGTTAAGTGGGCGAGTTCATGGAGGCGTGCAGCGTTTGTTGTAGATTGGCATAACTTTGGATATACATTGCTGGCATTGTCCTTGGGAAGGAACAACGTCTTTGTATCTTTATACCGCTG GATTGAGAAGTATTACGGAAAGATGGCAACAGGTTCGCTATGTGTGACAAAAGCAATGCAGCATGAACTTGAACAGAATTGGGAAGTGAG AGCCAAAGTTTTATATGATCAGCCTCCTGAGTTTTTCCGCCCTGCTTTGCTTGAAGAAAGGCACGAG TTGTTTTGCCGAGTGAAGAAAGATCTTTGCCATCCATCTGGTGTCTATGACTTCATTAGTAGAG AGTTGGAGAATCAAGTGCTTGACGAAACCCTTTTTACTACCAAAACTAATGCTGACATCTTGCTGAAACAAAACAGACCAGCTCTTGTTGTGAGCAGCACAAGCTG GACCCCTGATGAAAATTTTGGTATCCTATTGGACGCCGCAGTGATGTATGATCGGCGCGTTGCTGCAAGATCGAAAGGAAGTGATACAGCCGAAATTTCAGAAGAGCAGGACCTTTATCCCAACTTGTTGTTCATCATTACAG GGAAAGGACCTGAAAAGGAGATGTACGAGGAGAAAATCAAAAGATTGAACCTCAAACATGTGGCATTCCGCACAATGTGGCTCGCAGCTGAAGATTACCCATTGCTTTTAGGTTCTGCAGATCTCGGTGTTTGCTTACACACTTCCTCGTCTGGTTTAGACCTTCCCATGAAG GTTGTTGATATGTTTGGATGTGGCCTACCAGTTTGCTCAGTTTCCTACTCATG CATTCAAGAACTCGTTAAGGATGGGCAGAACGGACTCTTGTTTTCATCTTCGTCGGAATTAGCAGATCAGTTACTG GTCCTCTTCAAAGGCTTTCCAGGGAACTGCGATGCACTAATGTCGCTTAAAGCGGGTGCAATGGAGACTGGTTCTTCAGGTCGATGGGCTACAGAGTGGGAAGATTGTGCAAAACCTTTGATTACTCAG GTGGTGTCTCAAAATGAGGATTGA
- the LOC103842844 gene encoding UDP-glycosyltransferase TURAN isoform X2: MRGKRGRACVVVLGDLGRSPRMQYHALSLARQASFQVDIVAYGGSIPHEAVLKHPSIHIHTMAQPRFIQLLPKMLYPVTLLLKAFIQFTMLFWFLFVKVPAPDLFLVQNPPSVPTLVAVKWASSWRRAAFVVDWHNFGYTLLALSLGRNNVFVSLYRWIEKYYGKMATGSLCVTKAMQHELEQNWEVRAKVLYDQPPEFFRPALLEERHELFCRVKKDLCHPSGVYDFISRELENQVLDETLFTTKTNADILLKQNRPALVVSSTSWTPDENFGILLDAAVMYDRRVAARSKGSDTAEISEEQDLYPNLLFIITGKGPEKEMYEEKIKRLNLKHVAFRTMWLAAEDYPLLLGSADLGVCLHTSSSGLDLPMKVVDMFGCGLPVCSVSYSCIQELVKDGQNGLLFSSSSELADQLLVLFKGFPGNCDALMSLKAGAMETGSSGRWATEWEDCAKPLITQVVSQNED, translated from the exons ATGAGGGGGAAGAGAGGAAGAGCTTGTGTAGTGGTACTTGGAGATCTTGGTCGAAGTCCTCGTATGCAGTATCACGCTCTTTCTCTTGCTCGTCAG GCGTCGTTTCAAGTGGACATTGTTGCATACGGAg GTTCTATACCACATGAAGCTGTTTTAAAGCATCCATCAATCCACATTCATACCATG GCACAGCCTCGGTTCATTCAGCTCTTGCCGAAGATGCTTTACCCTGTAACGCTCTTGCTCAAGGCATTTATCCAGTTTACAATGCTTTTCTGGTTTCTTTTCGTTAAAGTACCAGCACCTGACCTTTTCTTGGTTCAG AATCCTCCGTCAGTTCCAACACTCGTCGCTGTTAAGTGGGCGAGTTCATGGAGGCGTGCAGCGTTTGTTGTAGATTGGCATAACTTTGGATATACATTGCTGGCATTGTCCTTGGGAAGGAACAACGTCTTTGTATCTTTATACCGCTG GATTGAGAAGTATTACGGAAAGATGGCAACAGGTTCGCTATGTGTGACAAAAGCAATGCAGCATGAACTTGAACAGAATTGGGAAGTGAG AGCCAAAGTTTTATATGATCAGCCTCCTGAGTTTTTCCGCCCTGCTTTGCTTGAAGAAAGGCACGAG TTGTTTTGCCGAGTGAAGAAAGATCTTTGCCATCCATCTGGTGTCTATGACTTCATTAGTAGAG AGTTGGAGAATCAAGTGCTTGACGAAACCCTTTTTACTACCAAAACTAATGCTGACATCTTGCTGAAACAAAACAGACCAGCTCTTGTTGTGAGCAGCACAAGCTG GACCCCTGATGAAAATTTTGGTATCCTATTGGACGCCGCAGTGATGTATGATCGGCGCGTTGCTGCAAGATCGAAAGGAAGTGATACAGCCGAAATTTCAGAAGAGCAGGACCTTTATCCCAACTTGTTGTTCATCATTACAG GGAAAGGACCTGAAAAGGAGATGTACGAGGAGAAAATCAAAAGATTGAACCTCAAACATGTGGCATTCCGCACAATGTGGCTCGCAGCTGAAGATTACCCATTGCTTTTAGGTTCTGCAGATCTCGGTGTTTGCTTACACACTTCCTCGTCTGGTTTAGACCTTCCCATGAAG GTTGTTGATATGTTTGGATGTGGCCTACCAGTTTGCTCAGTTTCCTACTCATG CATTCAAGAACTCGTTAAGGATGGGCAGAACGGACTCTTGTTTTCATCTTCGTCGGAATTAGCAGATCAGTTACTG GTCCTCTTCAAAGGCTTTCCAGGGAACTGCGATGCACTAATGTCGCTTAAAGCGGGTGCAATGGAGACTGGTTCTTCAGGTCGATGGGCTACAGAGTGGGAAGATTGTGCAAAACCTTTGATTACTCAG GTGGTGTCTCAAAATGAGGATTGA
- the LOC103842843 gene encoding post-GPI attachment to proteins factor 3 isoform X2 translates to MALCYWKPLSLLLLLQCLLSVSYASLGDADPNYRACVGECEVSGCVGQLCFPQCNSSSNTGPWYTQEPLYLQWQKWGCQGDCRYHCMVNREKERETLGQPPLKYHGKWPFKRLLGIQEPASVAFSVLNLAMHFHGWISFFIALYYKLPLREDKTAYYEYVGLWHIYGFLSMNSWFWSAVFHTRDVDITERLDYSSAIAVIGFSLIVSILRTFDVRVEAARVMVSAPVLAFVTTHILYINFYKLDYGWNMIVCVAMGVAQLLLWARWAAVSRHPSNWKLWMVVIASGLAMLLEIYDFPPYEGYFDAHSIWHAATIPLTVLWWSFIRDDAEFRTSSLLKKSKTKAK, encoded by the exons ATGGCATTGTGTTACTGGAAACCTCTGTCACTACTACTACTGCTTCAATGCCTTCTCAGTGTTTCCTATGCTAGTCTCGGCGATGCGGATCCAAACTACAG GGCATGTGTTGGAGAATGCGAGGTAAGCGGCTGCGTTGGACAACTATGCTTTCCTCAGTGCAACTCTTCATCCAACACTGGTCCATGGTACACACAAGAGCCTCTGTACCTACAATGGCAAAAGTGGGGATGCCAAGGTGATTGCCGTTACCACTGTATGGTTAATAGAGAGAAAGAACGCGAAACTCTCGGTCAACCCCCACTCAAGTATCATGGTAAATGGCCTTTCAAGCGTCTCCTTGGGATTCAGGAGCCTGCTTCTGTTGCTTTCTCTGTTCTCAACCTAGCGATGCATTTCCACGGCTGGATCTCCTTCTTCATTGCACTTTACTATAAGTTGCCTCTCAGAGAAGATAAGACGGCGTACTATGAGTACGTCGGTTTGTGGCATATCTACGGTTTCTTGTCAATGAACTCTTGGTTCTGGAGTGCGGTTTTCCACACTCG GGATGTTGACATCACTGAGAGGTTGGACTACTCGTCTGCAATAGCGGTTATCGGATTCTCACTCATTGTATCCATCTTGAGAACGTTTGATGTTCGGGTAGAGGCTGCAAGAGTCATGGTATCTGCTCCAGTGCTAGCTTTTGTCACCACTCACATACTGTATATTAACTTCTACAAGCTCGACTATG GTTGGAACATGATTGTGTGTGTGGCCATGGGAGTCGCTCAGCTTCTCCTATGGGCAAGATGGGCTGCTGTCTCTAGACATCCTTCTAACTGGAAACTTTGGATGGTGGTGATAGCTTCAGGCTTAGCTATGCTTTTGGAGATATATGACTTTCCTCCATATGAAGGCTACTTCGATGCTCACTCCATTTGGCATGCTGCAACCATTCCTCTAACTGTTCTCTGGTGGAGCTTTATTAGAGACGATGCTGAGTTCAGAACTTCTAGTCTTCTCAAGAAATCTAAGACAAAGGCTAAGTAA
- the LOC103842843 gene encoding post-GPI attachment to proteins factor 3 isoform X1 gives MDAVWFSSKQMALCYWKPLSLLLLLQCLLSVSYASLGDADPNYRACVGECEVSGCVGQLCFPQCNSSSNTGPWYTQEPLYLQWQKWGCQGDCRYHCMVNREKERETLGQPPLKYHGKWPFKRLLGIQEPASVAFSVLNLAMHFHGWISFFIALYYKLPLREDKTAYYEYVGLWHIYGFLSMNSWFWSAVFHTRDVDITERLDYSSAIAVIGFSLIVSILRTFDVRVEAARVMVSAPVLAFVTTHILYINFYKLDYGWNMIVCVAMGVAQLLLWARWAAVSRHPSNWKLWMVVIASGLAMLLEIYDFPPYEGYFDAHSIWHAATIPLTVLWWSFIRDDAEFRTSSLLKKSKTKAK, from the exons ATGGATGCTGTTTGGTTTTCGTCAAAACAA ATGGCATTGTGTTACTGGAAACCTCTGTCACTACTACTACTGCTTCAATGCCTTCTCAGTGTTTCCTATGCTAGTCTCGGCGATGCGGATCCAAACTACAG GGCATGTGTTGGAGAATGCGAGGTAAGCGGCTGCGTTGGACAACTATGCTTTCCTCAGTGCAACTCTTCATCCAACACTGGTCCATGGTACACACAAGAGCCTCTGTACCTACAATGGCAAAAGTGGGGATGCCAAGGTGATTGCCGTTACCACTGTATGGTTAATAGAGAGAAAGAACGCGAAACTCTCGGTCAACCCCCACTCAAGTATCATGGTAAATGGCCTTTCAAGCGTCTCCTTGGGATTCAGGAGCCTGCTTCTGTTGCTTTCTCTGTTCTCAACCTAGCGATGCATTTCCACGGCTGGATCTCCTTCTTCATTGCACTTTACTATAAGTTGCCTCTCAGAGAAGATAAGACGGCGTACTATGAGTACGTCGGTTTGTGGCATATCTACGGTTTCTTGTCAATGAACTCTTGGTTCTGGAGTGCGGTTTTCCACACTCG GGATGTTGACATCACTGAGAGGTTGGACTACTCGTCTGCAATAGCGGTTATCGGATTCTCACTCATTGTATCCATCTTGAGAACGTTTGATGTTCGGGTAGAGGCTGCAAGAGTCATGGTATCTGCTCCAGTGCTAGCTTTTGTCACCACTCACATACTGTATATTAACTTCTACAAGCTCGACTATG GTTGGAACATGATTGTGTGTGTGGCCATGGGAGTCGCTCAGCTTCTCCTATGGGCAAGATGGGCTGCTGTCTCTAGACATCCTTCTAACTGGAAACTTTGGATGGTGGTGATAGCTTCAGGCTTAGCTATGCTTTTGGAGATATATGACTTTCCTCCATATGAAGGCTACTTCGATGCTCACTCCATTTGGCATGCTGCAACCATTCCTCTAACTGTTCTCTGGTGGAGCTTTATTAGAGACGATGCTGAGTTCAGAACTTCTAGTCTTCTCAAGAAATCTAAGACAAAGGCTAAGTAA